GGAACATCAACAAGCGGTACTCCGGTAGGGGGTGAGGGTACATCCCGAGAGGAACGAATCCCCCCTTGAGCTGGTGGAGAGGAGCGTACTGCCGGGTTGCAGATGCAGCGGTTGAACGTCTCGGAGCAGGGGTGGTAGAAGAGGAGGAGGCCGTCGCAGGAGGCCTCAGTTTCCAAGCAGTGATTACAGATGAACGAACCCTCTAGTCGCGCCACGGACTAGAACCGGTCGGCCGGGGCGACCCCTGCACGGTGGTCGAATGGGACAATGTCTAGGAACCAACCGCTGTTGGTGAGTTTGCTGAAAGCTATCGAGGTAATGGTCGCTCTCGactttgttcttcggaacaatggagcgagttaataacttattggaaataatacataccgatgtatgcggtccgatgagtgttgaagcacgtggcgggtatcgttattttctgatcttcacagatgatttgagtagctatgggtatatctacttaatgaaatacaagtctgaaacatttgaaaagtttaaagaatttcagagtgaagtggagaatcatcatagaaagaaaataaagtttctacgatctgatcacggaggcgaatatttgagttacgagtttggccttcatttaaaataatttgaaattgtttcacaactcacgccacctggaacaccacaacataatggtgtgtcctaacatcgtaaccgcactttatcagatatgatgcgatctatgatgtctcttaccgatttaccactatcgtttgggggttatgcattagagacagccgcattagGTTTTGGATTTGTAGGTCGTGGTGTGTCGTTGGGGTGGTGGGGCCAGCGCTCGGATGAATAAATCTGCTTCAACTCCACTCCCACACCAGTGATGCCTTTTATGACGGTgtctcggagttgatggcatcgtgtcTCTGCCGATCCCTCATATCGTCAGCATCTGGGTTCATGGATGGTGTTGGTGAGGCGGCGgcgactccatcaggtgtgtctctcctttTGCTCTATCCTTGTTGCTGTGGCGTtgtctccgacgtcatggtggagcagAGAGGTTTTGTCATTCAGGAGTACGCGCAGGCGGTTGTCTAcgcaagtgacagctggaagatggaGTATCTTGTGCTGGGTCTGTGGTTGAAGGTTGAGAGTTCTATTTTCCTCCTCCGATGTCGTCGTCATGCGGGGGTGTCAGTTCTGAAGTACGATGACgtgtccggggacatgttgcccCGTCTGGTTCTTTCAACGGCTATGATTTTGCTTCTggcaaactactttggaggtccgcaaagctgttGATCAACGAAGGAGTCGCGTCGAGCTTGGGTGAAGAGGTGATCTGTCTTTTACCCTTTGGTGGTCGCTTCGGCGGTGTCGAAGGAGAGGGACAAACGCTTGTACTTAGCATAtgattttcctatcttttcagtcaTTGTTGGTGTTTACATGCCATGCAACTTGATCTTTATTCTATATATAAATTAGACATGTATTACCATAAAAAAAAGACAACTTGCTCATCCCCTGGTCAAATCGCAGTCGCTATCCCCAATCATCACGGCGTCAATGTTGCAGATAGTTCGATCTCCGGCGAACCTCCCATCACCGTTGGCATCCTAACCGTGCCTCCCCCTTCTGTTGCCGGCGGTGGCTCGCGCCGCGGCTTGCTGGGGCAAGCTTTCCGCATGAGGCGTGACGGCGGGGAGAGCCCTGACGGCTCCCGGAGGCGGGCCACGTGCGTTCCACTTCCATGGATGAGCAGATGGTCGTGCGGGCACGTCCTCCTGGCGACGGCTGTCAGAGACTGTAGCGATGCTGTGACGCCCGCTGCTCTACTGACCGCCATGGAGGTAAAGTGCAGCTTCCTGCCGTCGGATGTTTAAGGTTGCAATGCTATTCTGAATTTGAAGGGTTGTGTCTGTCGACCATTGCTATGCAGGGTTATGATATGGATTTGTTATGAAACGAAATTTCTTTGTGTACTGCAAGTAATTGGTGGAGTTCTGAGACCGCTTTTGTTGTGAGAGTGCTTGTGCTGTGTAGTATAACCGTATCCTTTTGCTGAATCATGAACTGAGAGTACTTGTCTTGTGTATGGCTCTCTCCATTGCACATATTTATTTGAGTATGACTGTGCATTTTTGCTGAATGAAAATAAACAGTTTGAGACTACTTTTGCACATACTTTTGCACAGTTTATGACATGGCTGAGCTGAGAGTTCTTGTGCATGAAAAGATATCAATACATGTGCAAGAATATTGCAATTGAGACTGAACTGAACTTGTGCATTTGTAATATCAGCGCAACAGTACTTGTGCTCAAATGATCTGAATTTGACCAAATCTGCATGAACCACAACACATCTGAACTGAAGATAATAGAAGTTCATATATATGACTGAATCCGCATCAAACAGAACATTGTTTAACTGAATTTGCCTGAACCGCACCACACATGTAGGTCCTGGATAGTACATAAGCCATAATTTAGGAAATAAAAGAGAGATCCAACAGCTTGATCATAAGCAGAACACAGCCATTACAAGCTCTGTAGGTGATCATAAGCAAAAGACAGAAACACTAGTAGTTCATTAACAAAAGACTGAAGCACGTGCATTTTACTCCTGGAAACCTCACCCAATACAGAGCCGAGGCGAAATCCACGCGGCCAGCCGAGGTCGACGCCTCTCCTCTGCCCGCAGGAGAGATTCTATCTGTTTGACCGGTCGTCATCATGTTCTTCTAGCTAATCTGGCTGCCTTCCTAGTTAAATGTTGTATCTTCTGATTCTTCTATGCTATCCGATGTGCCAttggattgatctccaagaaggTAACATCACTAGTTTGGACTTTGGAGGCCATCAAGATTCCCCCTATGCATTGCCACCTCTGCGTTCACCCACTCTAGATCCACTGACGAtctcaaaagaagaagaaaatgcgaCGCGAATTTTTAGGACATGCGGCCACGCGAGGTCGTTATCTCGTGCGTCGGCAGCGCGTCGCGATCGGCAGCTAATATAGCAACTCCTCCCCACTAGCAAATACGGCACAGTGTTTTATTTGTTCTTAGCCGGGATACGCCCGCTATACGCTCTCATTTATGGGCCAGTATGCATTTACTTTTGTACAAATACAGCGTTGTCCGTTAGCTAGTCGACACGCTGGGACACCCGTTCGGTGGTGTGGTCATAAACGCCCTGACGTCGGGTCCACCATCATTTAGCAAGCGGGCGAGCCGTCTCCGACCAGTAGCACTGTAGATCTTCTTGAAGCTGCGCACTGGAGGAGGCGCAAAGGGGGGGGGAGACGGCATGGCTTCAGCAGAAACAGAGAAATCCAGGTAATCCCCGGCAAGATCCATATGAATACCCTTGTTTTCTCAGCATCATAGTACTAGACGAACTGTAATCGACCCCCCTGTCTTCCATAGCATGCCGCTGATTATGGGGGAAAGCAACGGATCTGTGTGCTCGCGATTATCGTGGGTGAGTGCTAGTTACCCCGATTCTGCTGTTTTTGGCGTCGATTCGGAGAGGCTGAGCATGCTGCGAGAGGTTACCGAGGACGACCCCAGTGGCAGATTTGCGGATTTGATGGATTCTGTTGACGTTAGGTCAGAAACAGGCAATGTGGATCTAGATGACAATAGGGCTTTGAGGATGGAGAATAGATATACGGCTCTTGATGACAAAGTTGGATGGGTTACAAGGTAACTAGTTCCTGCCACAAGTTATCGTTTTCCTTCACGCCTCTTTAGATAAATCATACATGGGCTCACTTTCCTTGCCGTGTTCAGGAACAGGAAGGTGGCAATGCCAGACGAGAGAGCAACAAGTGCTGAAAGGGTGACAGCCCTGGAAACAACACTCACAGGATTTGCCGAAAGAAAAACAGACACGATGGTGACACCATCGGTTGGGCTGACTTTTGACTCTATAATCGAGGCCTGCGATTTTTACAATCTTTATTCCTGGGAGACAGGGTTCGGCATCAGATATGCAAAGAGCAGAACCAATGTCAAAGGAACGAGATGCATGCAGGAGTTTGTGTGCTGCTGCTCGGTGAGTAACCACAGTATCATGCTGATTCTTGCTTCATGTTCAGAAAGGTCGGATAGGTCACTTACCAGCTTTTGTTTTTTTGATAAAATCAGGGCAAGCCAAAAGAGGCGAACTCAACATCATCACGGTGTCAATGCCAAGCCATGATAAGACTCTTGCGTATAGATGACGATGGCTGGTACATCAACGAATTCAGGTCCAGCCACAATCACTCGATGTTGAACACATGTGCTGAGAAACTCCACTTCCCTTCACATAGGCATATTGACAAATATACGAGAGCTAGTATCTCAGCTTAGAGAGAATAATGTGAACCTGAGCAAAGTTTACAACATTCTTGCAACTTTATTTGGAAGGGTAGAAAACGTTCCGTTCACCAAAAGATGCTTGAGGACACTATGTGGGAAGCTGAGTAGGGAGCAGGCGGACGATGATGTACAGAAGACTATGGCCATCTTTTCAGAATTGAAAGTCCAAGACGGCGAGTTTACTTACAATGTGCAGGTAGACGATGAAAGTAGGATACGCACTCTCATGTGGACAAATGGGCGTAGCGAAAAACAATATCATCACTTTGGCGATGTGGTCACATTCGACACAACATACAAGACCAATCTATACGATATGCCATTCGGAATTTTTGTTGGCATGAACAACCACTTCCAGAGTGTGTTGTATGCTGGTGTGCTCATGCGAGATGAGGCGGTCGACACTTTCAAATGGATTTTTGATGAGTTTGTGAAGATGATGGGAGGGAAAAGACCAGTTACAATTTTGACAGGTAAAATGAAATGCATCTGTGTTATTCCCTTTTAGTTGCGTGAAGATCTATGATTGACTTGTATGTCGTGTTGTGTAGACCAAGCCAGGGCGATGGAAGTCGCTATTGAGGAAATATATCCAGATGCAACACACAGATGGTGCAAGTGGCACATCCTGAAGAAGGCCAAAGAGAGCCTGGGGTCTAATTACACAAAGAAGTCTGATTTCAGGGCAGAATTCCACAAGTTGGTCCACGAGATGCTCACCATCGAGGAGTTTGATGACGGGTGGGCAGCGTTGCTTGAGAAGTACTCACTGACTAAGAACACGTACCTGACGCAAATTTACGAAACAAGGCAGAAATGGGCCAAACCATACTTTGCAGGAAAATTCTGTGCCAGGCAAACCAGTACTCGAAGGAGTGACAGCGCAAATCACATGTTGAAACAATATGTTCCCCCTTCTTGCTCAATGAATCTTTTTGTCAAGCAATATAACAAGCTGCAGTTTGACCGTGAACAAGAAGAAGGGTTCCAGGAGAAACGAACCAGGCTGGTATGACAAATTCCACATAATGTCCTCCCGACAACCAAAAACTCGTGGGGCATTTAACGACATATATTTTCTCTCTTGTTGTTTTACTGCAGAGTGGAGCTGTCTTGAAGGTCAACACCCCACTAGAAGTGCACGCTAGCAAGATTTACACCAGGAAGATGTTTGAGATTTTTGGAGGAATATTGTATGAATCCGGAAGCTATGATGTAGAAGAGATCATACCAAAGCAGAAATACATGGTGACCCACGTCAAGGCTGAAAAGCGAGAGAAATGGTTCAAATGCCGATATGAGGTCAATGTGTTTGATAATCTGGGGTATTTCTCGTGCATATGCGGCCTATTCGAGCACATGGGTATGGGCTGCTGTCACTCGCTGCAGGTTAGCAAGGTGGCAATTCTACACCTAGGGATTTCATCTCACCTCCAATATCTGAATAAGCGGGAAACTGACTACCTAGGTTGTTTTATCATGCATATGTAGCTCCCCTGCTGCTTGGGCGATGCACCTTCTGATATTATATGTTCTTCACAGgtcatgaatgtgctccggcttaGGGAGATTCCCCACAGGCACATCTTGAAGAGGTGGAGCATACATGGCAGAGATAATTTGCCGGATCATCTCAAACATTACCAACAGGACATGGGCCCGCTGGACGCACCCACTTATAGTGCTTTGTACATCACTGCCCTGGAGGTGGTTAAAATGGGCGACAGAAACCTAGAAGCATACAAATTCATGTTGGATGGATTGGTGGATCTTAGGGAGAGAGGAGCTGAGATTAGCGCACCAAATGATGGCCTAGGCATCGTTGAGCAGCAGGTCTCGAACAATGGAGTTGCGGGTGGTTGCAGCAAGAAAACCAAGACTTGTAAGGCGGCATGCTCTGTAAGAAGTGTTGAAGGGAATCACATAACGGCCATAGGAGAAACATAGGTGTCGGTTCATCCACCAGCAAACCAAGGCGAGGGGGCACCGACGTCCAAAGACATGGCATCAAAAGGATCCTGTCCAAATGCAGATAGCTACAATTCAGACTTTTCTGAGGCTGCATCCAGGTTTACTGTCAATCTGGATGAGAGTCTGCTTGCACCAGAAAGGAAAAAGAAACGTGGCCGGCCAACAACAAGCAGGGACAAGGCTCCATATGAGAAGGGAAGCAACAAAAGATCAAGGTTTTGTTCGATCTGTAGGGGCAAAGGCCACAAGTCAAGCACCTGCCCCGACCGTGGTGACGCCCCTAGAAAAGAAAGGAAAGTGGGCACATGCAGCAAGTGTGGAGTGCCTGGGCATAGGAAAACAACATGCAGCAAGCCGCTCTTGTCCTCGATGGCCGGTGTTCCTCCATCTCATTAGTTTTTCCAAAATATTTGTCTGAACTTCTCGTCCCCTGTATTTGGCTGTTGTATTAATAAAAGTTCTCGAATGTTGTTGACTTCAAAATGCATCTCGGTAGGTGCCATGTTTTTCTGTACAGTCACCCATCATCCAACTGGAGCACATTGTTTTGCCACAAGGTTGGTTGTGTCCATGCGTGTCTGGCTAGAGCACGTCTGTAACCTGGTGCACCATGGGTAAATTTGAAAATGGCGTTTAAGCCCGCGTCAGGTCGCGGAGGTAAATGAAGCATTCAAGCTTACAGCTATGTGGGGTCTGCAGATTTCAAAATTCAAACATATCCGCCCGCGCCTAGAGAGGGGGCTATATAAACACCTCGTGCATGTGCTAGATGGGCACAGCAAGCATCATGTCGAGCTCGTCTTCAGCTGGCTCGTACTCAGGAGGCAGCACAGAAACAATTCAGGTGCTCGTTCGCCTCTTCTTTGTTTCTTTCAGCGCGCACGTTTTGTTCCCCCTCCTCATGCATTATGTTTTTTATGTATACAGCGCGAGGTGCGTGCAGTACGTACAGAAGGGCAGTTGGGGAGACAAGGTGTTGCTCAACCTCAGAACGATGTAAGCTTTTTCCGATGGTTGCATTCTCAATGAACACGATGCTGGCTTTCATGGAGTCTTACAGTTGGGATGCACAAACTCTATGATTTCAAGGTAGCGTGTGTGCGGCAGATATCGGAGGTGAGAATGAAGAATGCGTGGCAGCCAATGCATCCCTGGATGCAAAAGTTTATGATTTAACAGAAGGGTCGGGCGAGAACGACCCTCATGAGTCTGCAGAGCTGGCGCAAGAGATAAAACCCGAACCTGCTGGGGATCGACTATTTCACGCTGTAGTATACAGGTGGGCGTGGGCTTCATGggaagacgacgacgaggtcgaTAGCATTGCATGTAAAAGGCCCAAACTGTATTGATGCCCAATGGGCCAGCTGTGGTAACCGGTTCGCGTGTGCCCAGGTGTATGACGCTTGTACGACTCATGAATAAAAATTGTCCGACGGCGCAAAAATTCTTTTCTTGCCTATGGTTTTATGAACACAGCGAATGCATCGTACAGGCCTACCGTCTGATCCTAGGATTTAGGGTTTGAAAAAAAATGTAAACAGGCTGTCTGTATATCCGTTGGGTGTGTGTAAAAGACGGTGTGATATTGCAAAAGGCAAAAAAATAAAAACTGCATTATAGACAACACACAAAAAGTTGGAAATGAAATGGCGTCGTTCGTTAAATAAAAGTTGTAATGAATGGCGTCGGTTCGTTTTAAAAAAAAGTCGGAATGAATAGCGCCGTTATGTTTGTAGCTTTCAACATAAAAGAAAACCTAATTTGAAAGATCTATTAATTCTGGGGGAAAGACAAACCTTGGTGACGCACGTTAGGCGTAAATTAGCCAGGGCGAGTTTTTCGCAAAGAAGAAATGACTACACCCACCTTTTGCGTTGGTTTCGAAAAGGAAGGGGAGAACCTAAATCGAATAATCCAGATGTTGCTCTTCAACGAATCGACAAGAAAATTCCGCGTAGGAGTGGGTGCACGTCAAGATAGAAAAGGAGAACATAATTTGAACTGTCCATTCCTTCTGGGAAAAAGCCGATCCATGGTCACCCACGTGAAGCAGAAAAAATGCGCTGGTGAGATTTTCCGAAACACGAACAAATGTGTGTTCCCACACATGACTTGCACTCGTGAAAAACCTAAAGTCGAATAGTTCATTTGTCGCTCTTCAGCGAATCCACAATAAGTTCTATTGGGCACAAAACAGCCGCGTAGGAGTGGGTGTATTCTAACCACATGCAATTCTCGGAGGCTCGAAGGCGACATTTTCAGTTCTCGGTGTAAAAAAAGAAAGCCCGAGCCTACCACAATGTTTACGAGAGGGCTTGTCCTTTTTTTCGGACAATAGGTTTGAATCTAAAATGCCCGCATGTTTTATGAATGCTAGCGTGGGGCATTTTATTTGATACGGCAGTTGACACAACCGCCACCCGCGAGAGTGTCGACGGCCGATCATCAGACACGAATCTCAGCGGGACAAGAAATCGATGATACGACCGGGGCACATACACCACCACCCTccgcccccaccccccccccctcggcgtCACCGGTTCCACTCCGGAAGAGATGAAGAAATAGGAAACTAAATGTTGGTGCATAAAATGAATAACCCCAACTTTCTACTCTCTCATACATCTTCACGGGTCGGAAACCAACTGAAGATTACCAATGACATGGACCCAGAATgtccaatataaataaaaaaattgTGCCTCCCCGAAGGAAAGGTTAGTCAAAATGTGAACAGTGGTGTGCtatggggggtgggtgggtgggtgatcTTGCGCTAGGATTGCGTGACCTGCATCCATCATCACAACAGTGGCTCTGGTTTTACAAAAATGAGCGGGGGTACGGGTTTTGATGGGTGGCCATGCTTCCTCCGGTTCGCTGTGTCTTGGGCTGCCTAGCAATTTAGTCCCCGGTTGTCATCTTGCGCTTGATCGTGCGATGGGTGGTTTGCATACATAAAGAGGCGTCGACCTGTATAGTGCTGTGAGAATTGATTAGGGCGATTTACTCCGTAATTCTTTTTTTTCATATGGATTGGTGTGAACGATTTTCAAACTCGCCGCAGCGGTGCTCAATGCGTGCATGTGTGACCGGATCACGTGTGGCCGCGTGTGTAGTGGCCCTGGACAGCCGGCTACATGCTTGCAAAAGGTTCTTTGTACCGAGCATGTAGTTTAGTTTAATACATAGACATGGTATGCTAGGAGATCCCGGCCGGATAGAGGACGTACCGCGCCTTGAAGCCATGCTCAGCCAGCGAGCATAGGCCATCATCGCGCTTTGCCGCCCTGGCAGTCCGATTTGACGCGAGTAGACAGAGCTGTTTAGTCAGGCATTACTCTTCTGTACTCTCTACCCCCTCCCCTCCGCGTGCATAAgaaagagcttgcccgagggggaGTCGTCTGAGGGAAGCCATTCATCTATCCAAGAACCAGAGCACTCTACCACTGCGAGAGCTCTGCTTCTGGAGCGAGCGCGTcgccggagcggcggccaactgCGAGGTGAGAAAAAATCCTTTGCTAGATGTAATACTTTCTCGCATTTGCTTGGATGTATACTGATGGGGCGCTCTTGTTTCTTGTTCCCTGTTCTCTTTTGCTCTCCTATCCTTTGTTTCGTTTAGATGTCCGGGTCTAGCTGTCCACGTTGTAGCAAGGTTTATGAGTCTAGGAAGAAAGCCGCGCAGCCAAAATGCACAGTAGACAGTAGTTTCGCTCCCAAAGATGTGTACGAAGCGGCTGTTCTTTTTACTGATGAACAGAGAGATGCTGTAAGGGAGATTGGTCTCGGGGGGATGCTAGCTATAGGCAACATAACCCATGTGGATCGGGAGAACTGCTGGAGTTTATTCCTAGATGTAGACCTTGAGCGTGGTGCACTCAAGATAGATGATGGCGTTTACGTCACATTCAACGAGGTTGACATCCACAACATCTTAGGAATTGCACTAGGCGGAGATatagaaataaaaaagagagaTGTTGCACCTTCAACGGCACAGCTAGCGCAGATCAGAGAGTACCTAGGGTTGCACCCGTCGAGCTTTTACATAACTGTCGGTGACATTAGATGGGCGTTGAAGAAACCATGCCAGACCACCCTGTCTGAAGAGGACAAGATCAGGATCCAGGTCGGTTTTGCCATGCTTTGCATGGCAACTTGTTTTAGTCCTAGGGAGAGGAGGCACACTGTCCCAACGGAGGCATATGCTATTTGCATGGAGCCGGCTAACCTGCACAGGGTGAACTGGGGAAGATACGTTCATTCTGAGCTCATCGGCGCAGCCCAGGCGGCCCATGCAATACACAGTGAAGGGAAGAGGCCGCAGCTGTACGGGTGCCCGCTAGTGTTGCAGGTGAGGTGCCTGTTTCCATCGTGCGTAGGAATTTGAATTAATATTATGTTTGTTCAGGGCTTGAACTAAATTGAGTCGGTTTGCTTCCGTGGCAGGCATTGTATTTCGACTTGGTCGACACTTCTGCATCTGTCCAGCCTGACCCGCTTGTGCGCCCCAGAATAAAGTTCTACACTGCCTCCAACTTGTCAAAACTGATACTCAAAGATACAGCCATAGGCAGCATTCCGAAGAGATACGGTGTGATGAAGGTGATCATTGGCCTTCATCCCATGTTTCTTTTTTTGTGCACACCACCCTTGTTCtgacccatgcatgcatgcaacaggcCAGGCGTATGACGGATCAAAGCTTGCCATGGAACAGAGAAAATGTCAGGAGACAAATCCAGGAGGTGATTTCATTAAACCCATTCTTTTTAGCCACCTACAGAAGTGGTGCGCACTAACCATTGTGTTTGGTTTCAGGCAAAAGCTTTCATAGATCGCTCACTGAAAGAGCACGCGCTGGCTAGTGCTGAGCGCAATACTTTGTTCTTTCGCAACTTAACTGCACTTAAAGAACATGCACAGAGAGATTGAAAGGCACCTTGCTAACGAGAGGGTGATGAAAATGCGGGACATGCAAGCTTTGCTCAAGTACGTGGATGGGTTGGGCCTGGGTGATTCAGTAAACGAGCTTAAAAACCAAGTGATTGTAGTCGCTGCGCAATCAGGTAACCAGGACAACGCACGTACTCTGTATCTACCGTTGCATTAATTCAGTGTCTGTTCATTTTTGGCAAAAAACAAATGATTGTTGGTTTTAATGCGCAGGTGCGTACCAGGGGGTGCTTCCGGGGAAGGATGCAGTGGAGCACAAGCAGGAGAGCCTGACGAAATGATCCCCACGGCAGGCGTCCTTCGTCCTGGTAAGTTTTCCTCTTGCAGTGTGATAGATGCGGTAGATGTTACCAATTTATTGATGCCTGCTGAACAAGGAGTACGCGATGCAGTTGCCGTCCGTCCAGTGCCAGTTGCTCCCGCGAGCTCTGCCCATGGCCACATTGAGCATGCCGAGACAGGTGAGACCCAGCATTTATGCATATACCAACAACGCTGATGCTTACTTCAGTGAATTAAATGAGAAACTGGTGGCTTCCCCTCCAGGTCCGTTCCTTTTGCTGCCTGGGCAGCCACGCAACACCCACCACCCCGGTTCCGTTCTGCCGGGTGTGCCAATATTCATGTCCATGGGGTCTTTTGGCCAGTTGTATCTAGATGGTGGATTAGAGAATGTGGTGCAGCCTGTCCGGTGTGGCCAGCATGATGCAGGGGCTGGGCGGCCGATTGGTGAAAATATGGGCTTCGTGCAACTGGGGAAGAGGAAAGAAAGGGAAGTGGAGGATAGCAACGAGATCATTGTTTACCAGGGTAGACGTAAGTGGTTCCTGTGAATGGAATTTACTTATGTCAGGATACTAAATTTGTAGTCACAGATGAACGACGCTTGTCAATGCAGGTGCAGCTGTTCATGAGTTAAACTTGCTGGCAAGGTTTGGTGAGGAGGGAGATGGGAGGAAGATCGTTATCTCCACGGAGAATGGTGTCTCACCATTCCGCATCCCGGAGTTCAATTACGAATTCGTGTCGCCTCTAGTCGCCCACGCCGCTTGGGTACAAATACAACAGTTAGCCCTAGATGTATTGAACAGGTACTGTTGGTCCCAGTGCGTTTTGAGAAAACACTGAATTTATCGCATGTTGTCTGTTCAGCAGCTAGCGTTATATCTAACTGATCGCATCCCCGCCTTTTTGCAGTGTCTGGGTCGATCAATAGGGTCCGCCTCATGTGAAAATGACTGGCTATGAAATTTATGAAAACTTTTGTCAGACACTGGATGACAAGGGTTTCGAAGTCGCAAACATGATGATGAGGGAACAAGATGCAAGGTGGTACGATCCTTCAGACAGGGCGCGTTTCCGT
The sequence above is drawn from the Triticum aestivum cultivar Chinese Spring chromosome 7A, IWGSC CS RefSeq v2.1, whole genome shotgun sequence genome and encodes:
- the LOC123153188 gene encoding protein FAR1-RELATED SEQUENCE 3, producing MAIFSELKVQDGEFTYNVQVDDESRIRTLMWTNGRSEKQYHHFGDVVTFDTTYKTNLYDMPFGIFVGMNNHFQSVLYAGVLMRDEAVDTFKWIFDEFVKMMGGKRPVTILTDQARAMEVAIEEIYPDATHRWCKWHILKKAKESLGSNYTKKSDFRAEFHKLVHEMLTIEEFDDGWAALLEKYSLTKNTYLTQIYETRQKWAKPYFAGKFCARQTSTRRSDSANHMLKQYVPPSCSMNLFVKQYNKLQFDREQEEGFQEKRTRLSGAVLKVNTPLEVHASKIYTRKMFEIFGGILYESGSYDVEEIIPKQKYMVTHVKAEKREKWFKCRYEVNVFDNLGYFSCICGLFEHMGMGCCHSLQVMNVLRLREIPHRHILKRWSIHGRDNLPDHLKHYQQDMGPLDAPTYSALYITALEVVKMGDRNLEAYKFMLDGLVDLRERGAEISAPNDGLGIVEQQVSNNGVAGGCSKKTKTCKAACSMSGSSCPRCSKVYESRKKAAQPKCTVDSSFAPKDVYEAAVLFTDEQRDAVREIGLGGMLAIGNITHVDRENCWSLFLDVDLERGALKIDDGVYVTFNEVDIHNILGIALGGDIEIKKRDVAPSTAQLAQIREYLGLHPSSFYITVGDIRWALKKPCQTTLSEEDKIRIQVGFAMLCMATCFSPRERRHTVPTEAYAICMEPANLHRVNWGRYVHSELIGAAQAAHAIHSEGKRPQLYGCPLVLQALYFDLVDTSASVQPDPLVRPRIKFYTASNLSKLILKDTAIGSIPKRYGVMKAKAFIDRSLKEHALASAERNTLFFRNLTALKEHAQRD
- the LOC123153186 gene encoding putative protein FAR1-RELATED SEQUENCE 10 codes for the protein MASAETEKSSMPLIMGESNGSVCSRLSWVSASYPDSAVFGVDSERLSMLREVTEDDPSGRFADLMDSVDVRSETGNVDLDDNRALRMENRYTALDDKVGWVTRNRKVAMPDERATSAERVTALETTLTGFAERKTDTMVTPSVGLTFDSIIEACDFYNLYSWETGFGIRYAKSRTNVKGTRCMQEFVCCCSGKPKEANSTSSRCQCQAMIRLLRIDDDGWYINEFRSSHNHSMLNTCAEKLHFPSHRHIDKYTRASISA